One Natrinema halophilum genomic window carries:
- a CDS encoding LodA/GoxA family CTQ-dependent oxidase — protein MGISDVSIHPAIGIARVGNSDQFFIGPEKPWETLEPTGGFKDDTCRVKRQGARFRLFASYDDDRDPTELSTDDVESIEWNVTLANKKATTYPDRRNNLSEWDRISEDEASIKPGTVTVTGGNDRAVVSEDRIVLPRKKDPDELGSFPGMADVSLGEIRTDSHGRLIVLGGKGESDTPHDLSKETFADSDFHNTGWYDDTADGAVTATVKTNEQTFEEIPAWVIVGPPKFAPGIDNMVTLYERLYDVMVEAGYENPPSKPSYTEHIAPVLQRAKEVEWIASPSHATHTGDMEGISAAWDHPVGKTHDVIRNRVFEKLRKPFAFNAHHSGDPAMRISPGTRVVFDWVSYSHDVTVEDQPSGASWTGHPTTENRGFSVSHTFTTEGVYTFYCANHVSPWGMKGAIVVGSDTAADFGDWFTDAPRGGATPTFDGSTADRTGRSKVTVEVGTYVGDMPRIAGDDAHLPETYLELFQQWKDNDYIDDWSSDWDDGPDPPATVTHAGLDRAALENAMGGAFFPGIETGGLIEYLPIDQLPILDPTNYQGPFRLDHDAVDPGDLTKYMAVPWQTDFFACGFGTWWPASRPMEVHPQGRNTEKDWARDLIQSQRGNDTANMVEDWHKLGFVVEQGEEYVEVDRCLKQVPSITLLTTSIDFGDVPHGPMGSRTTKRAIVFEVNAPTADVELEITKQPTEQANIRTPKTRGSVTQTATNEIKTIRFPVEYDTDIGDTDIQATIEISATNSSGKWTIDVTASTIDWETTAVSLVLDRSGSMSESSGDTRTKHDTLQAAAKTFVRSMLDGYGVSLVGYNHEASALQDVREIGTDVSGGTSVRDATIDEIESGLTPSGATSIGDGIKIGRKTLNQVGQYAHESMVVLTDGKENTAPYIADEAGTVDERTFSVGLGKPENTSAPALETLSGNTGGYLLVTGEVDTEDQFRLEKYFLQILSGLTTAEVALDPEGTLQEGEQHRIPFQVTDADTGLDIILLTPYPQVVDFRLETPIGNVIEPWRAHADPAMKWVLGDRVTYYRLSLPAEVDQDRLESDGQWHVIMSIGRPETKPDRDELDELERIVGRRDDETRGAPVLADERQEYEHRLEDVLSVATGVGEGVPGGRGGGRRVNKRSAHPDSDPRRTGGRVGLLPARSQLLKALDERFAGPNRVRTGCKTPRHFVSH, from the coding sequence ATGGGGATATCGGATGTCTCGATTCACCCGGCCATAGGCATCGCCCGCGTGGGCAACAGCGACCAGTTCTTTATCGGGCCCGAGAAGCCCTGGGAGACGCTCGAGCCCACCGGCGGGTTCAAGGACGACACCTGTCGGGTGAAGCGCCAAGGCGCACGCTTTCGCCTCTTTGCCTCCTACGACGATGATCGCGATCCCACGGAGTTGTCGACCGATGACGTCGAATCCATCGAGTGGAACGTCACGCTCGCCAACAAGAAGGCAACGACCTACCCCGATAGGCGGAATAACCTCAGCGAGTGGGACCGAATCAGCGAGGATGAAGCCTCAATCAAACCGGGGACCGTGACGGTCACCGGCGGCAACGACAGGGCAGTCGTCTCGGAGGACCGGATCGTTTTGCCACGGAAGAAAGATCCCGACGAACTCGGCTCGTTCCCCGGGATGGCGGACGTCTCACTCGGAGAAATTCGGACCGACAGCCACGGCCGGCTGATCGTCCTCGGGGGGAAGGGAGAGTCGGATACGCCACACGATCTCTCGAAGGAAACCTTCGCAGACAGCGACTTCCACAACACAGGCTGGTACGACGACACGGCCGACGGAGCGGTGACAGCGACGGTAAAGACGAATGAACAGACATTCGAGGAGATCCCTGCGTGGGTCATTGTCGGGCCCCCGAAATTTGCACCGGGGATCGACAATATGGTCACGCTGTACGAGCGCCTCTACGACGTAATGGTCGAGGCCGGCTACGAGAACCCGCCATCGAAACCGTCGTACACGGAACACATTGCGCCCGTCCTGCAGCGGGCAAAAGAGGTCGAATGGATCGCTTCCCCGTCGCATGCGACCCACACTGGGGACATGGAGGGAATCTCGGCCGCCTGGGACCACCCCGTCGGGAAGACCCACGACGTGATCCGGAACCGCGTGTTCGAGAAGTTGCGCAAGCCATTCGCGTTCAACGCTCATCATTCCGGTGACCCGGCAATGCGTATCTCGCCGGGGACCCGAGTCGTGTTCGACTGGGTGTCCTACAGTCACGATGTCACCGTCGAAGACCAGCCCTCCGGAGCGTCCTGGACCGGCCATCCGACGACCGAGAACAGAGGCTTCTCCGTTTCACACACGTTCACCACCGAAGGGGTGTACACGTTCTACTGTGCAAACCACGTCAGTCCGTGGGGCATGAAAGGGGCTATCGTAGTCGGGTCCGACACTGCGGCGGACTTCGGCGACTGGTTCACCGACGCGCCACGGGGAGGTGCGACACCCACCTTCGACGGTTCGACAGCTGATCGCACCGGTCGATCAAAGGTTACCGTCGAGGTCGGTACGTACGTCGGGGACATGCCACGAATCGCGGGCGACGACGCCCACCTCCCAGAGACGTATCTCGAACTGTTCCAACAGTGGAAAGATAACGACTACATCGACGACTGGAGCTCGGACTGGGACGACGGTCCCGATCCGCCAGCGACAGTGACCCACGCGGGACTGGACAGGGCCGCACTCGAAAACGCGATGGGGGGTGCATTCTTCCCGGGGATCGAGACCGGCGGACTCATCGAGTACCTGCCAATCGACCAGTTGCCAATTCTGGATCCGACCAACTACCAGGGGCCGTTTAGGCTCGATCACGACGCCGTCGATCCCGGGGATCTGACCAAGTACATGGCGGTCCCGTGGCAGACGGACTTCTTCGCCTGTGGCTTCGGGACCTGGTGGCCGGCGTCGCGACCGATGGAGGTCCACCCACAGGGGCGGAACACGGAGAAAGACTGGGCTCGCGACCTCATCCAGTCTCAGCGGGGCAACGATACGGCCAACATGGTCGAGGACTGGCACAAACTCGGCTTCGTCGTCGAGCAGGGCGAGGAGTACGTCGAGGTCGATCGGTGTCTGAAACAGGTGCCCTCGATCACGCTACTGACGACGAGTATCGACTTCGGGGACGTCCCCCACGGTCCGATGGGATCGCGGACGACGAAACGGGCTATCGTGTTCGAGGTGAATGCGCCGACCGCTGATGTCGAACTAGAAATCACGAAGCAACCGACCGAACAGGCAAACATCCGTACTCCAAAAACACGCGGGTCAGTCACGCAAACGGCGACCAACGAGATCAAGACGATTCGATTCCCCGTCGAATACGACACGGACATCGGTGATACGGATATCCAGGCGACGATCGAGATTTCGGCCACGAACAGCAGCGGCAAGTGGACGATCGACGTCACGGCGTCGACGATCGACTGGGAGACGACGGCGGTCTCGCTCGTCCTCGATCGGTCGGGGAGCATGAGTGAGTCAAGCGGCGACACCCGAACAAAACACGACACGTTGCAGGCCGCAGCAAAGACGTTCGTCAGATCAATGCTCGACGGATACGGCGTGTCGCTGGTCGGGTACAACCACGAGGCGAGCGCTCTGCAAGACGTCCGGGAGATCGGAACCGACGTCTCCGGTGGGACGTCCGTCAGGGACGCCACGATCGACGAGATAGAATCCGGACTGACCCCCTCGGGCGCGACATCTATCGGAGACGGCATCAAGATCGGCCGGAAAACGCTCAATCAGGTCGGCCAGTACGCCCATGAGTCCATGGTGGTGCTTACGGACGGAAAAGAAAACACCGCCCCGTACATCGCCGACGAGGCCGGAACCGTCGACGAACGGACGTTCTCCGTGGGCCTCGGAAAGCCCGAAAACACGAGTGCGCCGGCCCTCGAGACGCTCTCGGGCAACACTGGCGGCTATCTACTCGTCACGGGCGAAGTCGACACCGAGGATCAGTTCCGACTGGAGAAGTACTTCCTCCAGATCCTCTCGGGGTTAACGACCGCCGAGGTCGCCCTCGATCCCGAGGGGACGCTCCAGGAGGGGGAACAACACCGAATCCCGTTTCAGGTGACTGACGCCGACACTGGCCTCGACATCATCCTGTTGACACCGTACCCGCAGGTCGTCGACTTCCGACTGGAGACGCCCATCGGCAACGTCATCGAGCCGTGGCGTGCCCACGCGGACCCGGCCATGAAGTGGGTCCTCGGCGACCGGGTCACCTACTACCGCCTGTCGCTACCTGCCGAGGTGGATCAGGATCGTCTCGAGAGCGACGGCCAGTGGCACGTCATCATGAGCATCGGCCGTCCGGAGACCAAACCCGACCGCGACGAACTCGACGAACTCGAGCGGATCGTCGGCCGGCGCGACGATGAGACGCGAGGTGCGCCGGTTCTGGCCGACGAGCGCCAGGAGTACGAGCACCGACTCGAGGACGTCCTGTCCGTAGCGACCGGGGTGGGGGAGGGCGTTCCGGGAGGGAGAGGAGGGGGGAGACGAGTCAACAAACGGTCTGCTCACCCAGACAGCGATCCCAGACGTACAGGAGGCCGGGTTGGACTACTCCCTGCTCGTTCACAGTTACTCAAAGCTCTCGATGAACGCTTCGCTGGACCGAACAGGGTACGAACCGGGTGCAAAACTCCACGTCATTTCGTCAGTCACTGA
- a CDS encoding FAD-dependent monooxygenase translates to MSANTNLTDDRGRCEVAVVGGGPAGAVASRILANRGRAVVLVEATRYDDWRLGETLQPSIREPLTALGVGEAFDAIPTVSSNGIRRYWGDDEPRSRTFLANPYAGGYHVDRTAFDRMLGLAARNAGATLLLGARVDACEPDFDSQRISLSLDTTAAFAETLPLVSDDQDRISARAVLDASGRTATVARRLGADRDVHDKLVGAGATFRADHDDCGRYTLIEAIPDGWWYSAPLPGDQLVVVFFTDADLLGVRSGADPWRDALNATSETADRTAAATFEQGPAIAPVLSHRLDRDLDDQPWLAVGDAAMGVDPLSGTGIERAIDTGVRGAIAIDRWLDGYRDQAETYEDDLDADFSEYLERRATYYRREDRWPDTAFWRRRHDPATIDTS, encoded by the coding sequence ATGTCCGCGAATACCAATCTGACTGACGATCGCGGTCGCTGTGAGGTGGCGGTCGTCGGCGGCGGGCCTGCCGGTGCGGTCGCTTCCCGGATCCTCGCCAATCGTGGTCGGGCGGTCGTTCTCGTAGAGGCCACCCGGTACGACGACTGGCGTCTCGGGGAGACACTCCAGCCGTCGATCCGTGAGCCCCTGACAGCGCTCGGCGTCGGAGAGGCATTCGACGCGATTCCGACGGTCTCCTCGAACGGGATTCGACGGTACTGGGGGGACGACGAGCCGAGGTCTCGGACGTTCCTCGCGAACCCGTACGCGGGCGGGTACCACGTCGATCGGACGGCATTCGACCGGATGCTGGGTCTAGCCGCCCGCAACGCAGGGGCGACGCTCCTGCTTGGGGCACGTGTGGATGCGTGTGAACCCGATTTCGACAGCCAAAGGATCTCACTTTCGCTCGATACGACAGCCGCATTCGCCGAAACGCTACCACTCGTGTCCGACGACCAGGACAGAATCAGCGCCCGAGCAGTCCTCGACGCCTCGGGCAGGACGGCGACTGTCGCACGCCGGTTGGGGGCTGACCGCGACGTCCACGATAAACTGGTCGGTGCCGGCGCGACGTTCCGGGCCGATCACGATGACTGTGGCCGATACACGCTGATAGAGGCAATTCCGGATGGGTGGTGGTACTCGGCCCCGCTTCCCGGCGATCAATTGGTCGTCGTGTTCTTTACCGACGCGGATCTGCTCGGTGTGCGCAGTGGCGCTGACCCGTGGCGTGACGCGCTGAACGCGACCAGCGAAACAGCCGACCGCACGGCGGCGGCAACGTTCGAACAGGGGCCAGCCATTGCGCCAGTCCTGAGCCATCGGCTCGACCGTGACCTCGACGATCAGCCGTGGCTTGCCGTTGGGGACGCCGCGATGGGAGTCGACCCACTTTCGGGGACCGGCATCGAACGGGCTATCGACACCGGCGTTCGCGGTGCGATCGCGATCGACCGGTGGCTCGATGGATACCGTGATCAGGCCGAAACCTACGAAGATGACCTCGATGCCGACTTCAGCGAGTATCTCGAGCGCCGAGCGACATACTACCGGCGAGAGGACCGCTGGCCAGACACGGCGTTCTGGCGACGGCGTCACGATCCCGCGACAATCGACACGTCCTGA
- a CDS encoding energy-coupling factor transporter transmembrane component T family protein, with translation MLTYEPGDSIVHRLDPRTKLAVQIGFAATALAHTTPRALLVFSVFTAVAVTAAQLPLRRTVVAYRFALLILAIAPLIAGITVGVPWFDRSAAVASALASYRVLLILLVSAAYVRSTPVRDSRAAIQRTIPGKPGQILGIGVGLVFRFLPVLRGDLRTIREAIAARLGTERGTVDRASTIGILGLTRAFDRADRLSVALQARCFAWNPTLPSLAFSRIDYPVLVLAVALGLSTFL, from the coding sequence ATGCTGACCTACGAGCCCGGCGATTCTATCGTCCACCGGCTCGACCCCCGAACCAAGCTGGCGGTTCAGATCGGATTCGCCGCCACCGCGCTGGCACACACGACGCCGAGGGCGCTCCTCGTTTTTTCAGTCTTCACCGCGGTCGCAGTAACGGCGGCGCAGCTGCCACTCCGTCGGACTGTCGTCGCATACCGGTTTGCACTGCTCATCCTCGCGATCGCACCGCTTATCGCGGGCATCACGGTCGGTGTGCCCTGGTTCGATCGATCGGCCGCCGTCGCATCTGCGCTTGCGAGCTATCGTGTTCTGTTAATCCTCCTCGTCAGCGCGGCCTACGTCAGGTCGACCCCCGTCCGCGACTCGCGCGCAGCGATCCAACGGACGATCCCCGGAAAACCGGGCCAGATACTCGGAATCGGCGTCGGACTCGTCTTTCGGTTTCTCCCCGTGCTTCGGGGCGATCTCCGAACGATTCGCGAGGCGATTGCCGCCCGATTGGGAACCGAACGAGGGACGGTCGACCGTGCCAGCACGATCGGCATTCTCGGGCTCACCCGCGCGTTCGACCGCGCGGATCGACTCTCGGTCGCGTTGCAGGCGCGATGCTTTGCGTGGAATCCGACGCTGCCGTCGCTTGCCTTCTCGCGGATCGACTATCCCGTTCTCGTCCTCGCCGTCGCGCTCGGGCTTTCGACGTTTCTGTGA
- a CDS encoding energy-coupling factor ABC transporter ATP-binding protein has protein sequence MIEFRSVSYAFEDVTVLEDVSLTIDDGEFVLLAGANGCGKTTLLRHCNGLLEPDSGEVLVNGTAVADDLIAARSSVGMVFQHPRDQFVSATVGADVAFGPENLGLPREEIDRRVTAALEAVNMTGREDDRIDTLSGGEQSRIAIAGALAMEPTHLVLDEPFTGLDDPARQSVLDRLESLSADGTGVLLATHDLRDVCALADRVIAMQAGRIAVDGPPATALEELEGLEIRVPDL, from the coding sequence ATGATCGAATTTCGGTCCGTCTCGTACGCGTTCGAGGACGTCACGGTTCTCGAGGACGTTTCGCTCACGATCGACGACGGGGAGTTCGTCCTCCTGGCTGGCGCAAACGGGTGCGGGAAGACAACCCTGTTGCGCCACTGCAACGGCCTTCTGGAACCCGACTCCGGTGAGGTTCTCGTAAACGGGACGGCCGTCGCCGACGATCTGATCGCCGCCCGCTCGAGCGTCGGGATGGTCTTTCAACACCCTCGCGACCAGTTCGTCTCGGCGACTGTCGGTGCGGACGTCGCGTTCGGACCCGAAAACCTCGGACTCCCACGCGAGGAGATCGATCGCCGCGTGACGGCTGCGCTCGAAGCCGTGAACATGACTGGCAGGGAGGACGACCGGATCGATACGCTCTCCGGTGGGGAACAGTCACGCATCGCGATCGCGGGCGCGCTCGCGATGGAACCGACACACCTCGTCCTCGACGAACCCTTTACCGGGCTGGACGACCCCGCCCGGCAATCCGTCCTCGATCGACTCGAATCGCTGTCGGCCGACGGAACCGGCGTTTTGCTCGCCACCCACGACTTGCGTGACGTCTGCGCACTCGCCGACCGCGTGATCGCGATGCAAGCCGGTCGGATCGCCGTCGACGGCCCGCCAGCCACTGCCCTCGAGGAACTCGAGGGGCTCGAAATACGCGTCCCAGACCTGTGA
- a CDS encoding biotin transporter BioY: protein MATKQDSVDLVDDVVVRQFARAAVLAALIGASAPVSIPMPLSPAPITLQVLFVFLAGLVLGPVWGGISLLIYLTAGAVGLPVFAGMEGGFGALTGPTGGYLLSYLVAAVVIGAVVHRGTALRDLQAVSVPILVGALVTGTIIIYGMGTAYMAWLLEWGAWKAISAGAIPFIPGEILKMAAAIAIVRSGRITPVRP, encoded by the coding sequence ATGGCAACGAAACAAGATTCAGTCGATCTCGTCGACGACGTCGTCGTCCGACAGTTCGCTCGGGCCGCGGTCCTCGCAGCATTGATCGGCGCGTCAGCACCGGTGTCGATACCGATGCCGCTCTCACCGGCGCCGATCACGTTACAGGTGCTTTTCGTCTTCCTCGCCGGACTCGTTCTGGGCCCGGTCTGGGGTGGTATTTCACTCCTGATCTATCTCACGGCCGGCGCGGTTGGTCTCCCGGTGTTCGCCGGTATGGAAGGTGGATTCGGCGCATTGACCGGACCAACCGGTGGCTACCTGTTGTCGTATTTGGTTGCGGCGGTCGTCATCGGGGCCGTCGTGCATCGCGGGACGGCGCTGCGCGATCTGCAAGCCGTTTCGGTACCGATTCTGGTGGGGGCGCTCGTCACAGGGACGATCATCATATACGGGATGGGAACCGCATACATGGCGTGGCTCCTCGAGTGGGGGGCGTGGAAAGCCATCTCCGCCGGTGCGATCCCGTTCATTCCGGGCGAGATACTCAAGATGGCCGCGGCTATCGCCATCGTTAGATCCGGACGGATAACCCCGGTCCGGCCCTGA
- a CDS encoding DUF7282 domain-containing protein: MSRRPTLTVLSVVLIAAVVVGSIIVLPILGDDGPVAAADAGTDEIGDGSSPKGPTQAALETVVAQQDDRQTEWSEFDPVTFESPTAADQSANERGTTQGDPADALEAGVEEGIELVQSQGLNVTQDQRAAALEGARASVSQYQNADSEQVRAATAGAVHGALIQKQSANVTQIQHAVAGATGGGLSQSQSVNATQLQSAAWGGAHGAIAQSQNVSVEQIQVASSGAAAGAANEAGAKDVGSVAKIQEAAQGSAYGALTQYQSISVEQRQRVTIEHVRHAAAGAAAGALEGSTSAGLEQMQRSDVRQEQQIDVEQRQRVTIKQIQKAAAGAAKGALVQEQTVSVEQTQAAARGASRGSLTQIQGVRIEQVQRISITQVQEASVGAATGAISQSQDATVEQIQAAATGSAGGVLVQRQEISITQRQYAAIGAAEGAISSAFQRQSVTVEQIQAAAFGAGDGSVSQAQVVQITQVQHLARGAASGALSQTQAATVTQIQAVARVTAQETAHVVQSQRISITQLQTLTEETASETIAYVVQEDTEDVTEITQQVEVTVVQRLETIDRIEGTASIDVPDQQSDGERITVEDVSLSEGGYVAVYDGVAVDADPADIVGVSRYLEDGSYENVTIELDDSLASSGAIVAVAHHETTGDETFQYVDSDGEEDVPYVTGAGAPVLDGAFLTVADDTRDATATLSVSDQTGNGSALTVDEANASVPYTVAATVDGESIGSESFSAGELVTNLSLGLEPALEENATVDVSIVGEDGATLVNETITYSVVEDGPEGSISVDDQTGDGETLEVDAASASVPYVISAAYGDERVDSDQFEANTTITDEELELDPPLEENATVDVSVRAVADDAVLANESVEYGIVQRGSDRPTANLTVADQTGDGETLTVTQANASVEYALTVTDENGTQRTTSDTFNANATIGPEEFPLDPPLEENSTLEVAVVDVENDTILETDTVEYTVDGALEEFAVEFASCSRAEVTASLEAGDQVAASTGFYTTGGFGNTILDDLITVGEDVPAPFNGTIVFEIGDERSVTTEGDRVTVEVPDYGTFGTYISGISSPQAAPFGGIDFPNPSETCRDEVRPDRPSLSVVETMPVGDGNAIDVTFGYENPNDAPVAANSAFVEGTTADRPPSELESGQQTFTVEWAPESDSERLVWQVDLSNFGYDEPLTAETPPAGEIEPSQPAAFDVSITGTNSPVEQGDPIAVDAELENVGDEAGSQNVSIAVDGTIGNATSVSLEPGETRTVTLRDGTTDLEPGEYPVEVSTANETAETTVTVEPAGEPAAFAIADVSAPETGLPGEQVTVNATIENRGDLEGTQTVTYSIDGQLAAEESVTLAGGQATTLSFSTDLPPGTSTHTIATDDDQTSVTIETTVPVSNEETEPEAPTEPEQPDEPTEPEQPDTPAEPEQPDEPTEPEQPDTPAEPEQPDEPTEPEQPDTPAEPEQPETPADDDGAAGEEETAVDGNATADTENDTAGAG, translated from the coding sequence ATGAGCCGACGCCCGACGTTGACTGTCCTTTCTGTCGTGCTTATCGCAGCTGTCGTGGTCGGGAGCATCATTGTGCTGCCGATCCTCGGCGACGACGGACCGGTCGCCGCGGCGGATGCCGGGACCGATGAAATCGGGGACGGCTCGTCGCCCAAAGGACCCACACAGGCCGCGCTCGAGACGGTCGTCGCTCAGCAGGACGACCGGCAGACCGAGTGGTCCGAATTCGATCCGGTGACGTTCGAGTCGCCGACGGCGGCGGATCAAAGCGCAAACGAACGGGGCACGACTCAGGGTGATCCTGCCGACGCCCTCGAAGCCGGCGTCGAGGAAGGAATCGAACTCGTTCAATCCCAGGGACTGAACGTCACGCAAGACCAGCGCGCGGCGGCCCTCGAGGGTGCTCGCGCGTCGGTGTCACAGTATCAGAACGCGGACTCCGAGCAGGTACGGGCGGCGACGGCTGGGGCCGTCCACGGCGCGTTGATTCAGAAACAATCGGCGAACGTGACCCAGATTCAGCACGCGGTCGCCGGTGCGACCGGCGGCGGGCTTTCCCAGTCCCAGTCGGTCAACGCCACGCAACTCCAGAGCGCAGCGTGGGGTGGGGCTCACGGCGCGATCGCCCAGAGTCAGAACGTCTCCGTCGAACAGATTCAGGTCGCGAGCAGCGGTGCGGCCGCGGGGGCCGCAAACGAGGCCGGCGCGAAAGACGTCGGCTCGGTGGCGAAAATACAGGAAGCCGCCCAGGGATCGGCCTACGGCGCCCTGACCCAGTACCAGTCGATTTCGGTCGAACAGCGCCAGCGGGTGACCATAGAGCACGTCCGACACGCCGCTGCGGGTGCCGCCGCCGGCGCGCTCGAGGGAAGTACGTCTGCGGGTCTCGAACAGATGCAGCGGAGCGACGTCCGACAGGAACAGCAAATCGACGTCGAGCAGCGCCAGCGAGTGACGATCAAGCAAATCCAGAAGGCTGCGGCCGGAGCAGCGAAAGGTGCGCTCGTCCAGGAGCAGACCGTTTCGGTCGAGCAGACTCAGGCCGCGGCCCGCGGAGCGAGCAGGGGTTCGCTCACGCAGATACAGGGCGTTCGCATCGAGCAGGTCCAGCGGATCTCGATCACGCAGGTACAGGAGGCGTCCGTCGGCGCGGCGACGGGGGCGATTTCTCAGAGCCAGGACGCAACCGTCGAGCAGATTCAGGCCGCTGCGACCGGAAGCGCGGGCGGTGTGCTGGTCCAGCGCCAGGAAATTTCGATCACGCAGAGACAGTACGCGGCGATCGGAGCGGCCGAAGGGGCGATTTCATCCGCCTTCCAGCGGCAGTCGGTGACGGTCGAACAGATCCAGGCCGCCGCGTTCGGTGCCGGTGACGGGTCGGTGAGCCAGGCCCAGGTCGTCCAGATAACCCAGGTCCAGCACCTCGCACGTGGCGCTGCGAGCGGTGCCCTCTCTCAGACGCAGGCGGCGACGGTGACACAAATTCAGGCGGTTGCGCGAGTCACCGCTCAGGAGACGGCTCACGTCGTCCAGTCCCAGCGGATCAGCATCACGCAACTACAGACCCTGACCGAAGAAACCGCGTCGGAAACGATCGCCTATGTCGTCCAGGAAGACACCGAGGACGTGACGGAGATCACCCAGCAGGTCGAGGTCACCGTCGTCCAGCGACTCGAGACGATCGACCGGATTGAGGGGACAGCGTCGATCGACGTTCCCGACCAGCAGTCCGACGGGGAGCGAATCACCGTCGAAGACGTTTCGCTCTCCGAGGGCGGGTACGTGGCCGTCTACGATGGAGTCGCGGTCGATGCCGATCCCGCCGATATCGTCGGCGTCTCGAGGTACCTCGAGGACGGTTCGTACGAGAACGTCACGATCGAACTCGACGACTCGCTCGCTTCGAGCGGGGCGATCGTCGCGGTCGCACACCACGAGACGACCGGCGACGAAACGTTCCAGTACGTCGATTCGGACGGCGAGGAGGACGTTCCGTACGTCACCGGCGCAGGGGCGCCGGTCCTCGACGGTGCGTTCCTGACGGTTGCGGACGACACTCGCGACGCCACGGCGACGCTATCGGTTTCCGACCAGACCGGCAACGGATCGGCGCTAACGGTCGACGAAGCGAACGCATCCGTTCCGTACACCGTGGCCGCGACCGTCGACGGCGAATCGATCGGAAGCGAATCGTTCTCGGCCGGCGAACTCGTGACGAATCTCTCGCTCGGCCTCGAGCCGGCCCTCGAGGAGAACGCAACCGTCGACGTTTCGATCGTCGGCGAGGACGGCGCGACGCTCGTGAACGAGACGATCACGTACAGCGTCGTGGAGGACGGACCCGAGGGTTCGATCTCGGTCGACGACCAGACGGGAGACGGTGAGACGCTCGAGGTCGATGCCGCGAGCGCGTCGGTCCCGTACGTGATTTCCGCTGCGTACGGCGACGAGCGGGTCGATAGCGACCAGTTCGAAGCGAATACCACGATTACTGACGAGGAACTCGAGTTGGATCCGCCGCTCGAGGAGAACGCGACCGTCGACGTCTCCGTTCGCGCCGTGGCTGACGACGCAGTGCTGGCGAACGAATCGGTCGAGTACGGGATAGTACAACGGGGGTCGGACCGGCCGACGGCGAACCTCACGGTCGCCGATCAAACGGGCGACGGCGAGACGCTCACCGTCACTCAGGCGAACGCGTCCGTCGAGTACGCACTCACCGTTACCGACGAGAACGGCACGCAGCGAACGACGAGCGACACGTTCAATGCGAACGCGACGATCGGACCCGAGGAGTTCCCCCTCGATCCGCCGCTCGAGGAGAATTCGACGCTCGAAGTGGCGGTCGTCGACGTAGAGAACGACACCATCCTCGAAACGGATACCGTCGAGTATACGGTCGATGGAGCGCTCGAGGAGTTCGCAGTGGAATTCGCGAGCTGTTCGCGGGCGGAGGTCACCGCGTCGCTCGAGGCAGGCGATCAGGTCGCCGCGAGCACGGGATTTTACACGACCGGCGGCTTCGGAAACACGATTCTGGACGATCTGATTACGGTCGGCGAAGACGTCCCGGCGCCGTTTAACGGTACGATCGTCTTCGAGATCGGCGACGAGCGCAGCGTCACGACCGAGGGAGACCGCGTGACGGTCGAGGTGCCGGATTACGGTACCTTCGGCACGTACATCTCCGGGATCAGCTCGCCTCAAGCGGCTCCATTCGGCGGGATAGACTTCCCGAACCCGTCGGAAACGTGTCGAGATGAGGTGCGGCCGGACCGGCCCTCGCTCTCCGTCGTCGAAACGATGCCGGTCGGTGACGGGAACGCCATAGACGTAACGTTCGGGTACGAGAACCCGAACGACGCCCCGGTGGCTGCAAACAGTGCGTTCGTCGAGGGAACGACGGCCGACCGACCGCCGAGCGAACTCGAATCCGGCCAGCAGACGTTCACCGTCGAGTGGGCGCCCGAGAGTGACAGCGAACGTCTCGTCTGGCAGGTCGACCTCTCGAACTTCGGCTACGACGAGCCGCTGACCGCCGAAACGCCGCCCGCGGGCGAGATCGAACCGTCCCAGCCGGCCGCCTTCGACGTTTCGATAACGGGGACGAACAGCCCGGTCGAACAAGGCGACCCCATCGCGGTCGACGCCGAACTCGAAAACGTCGGCGACGAAGCCGGCAGCCAGAATGTCTCGATCGCCGTCGACGGGACCATCGGCAACGCCACCTCGGTGTCGCTCGAGCCCGGCGAAACCCGGACGGTCACGCTACGGGACGGGACGACGGATCTCGAACCCGGCGAGTACCCGGTCGAAGTTTCGACCGCGAACGAGACGGCGGAGACGACGGTTACCGTCGAGCCGGCGGGTGAACCAGCCGCGTTCGCGATCGCCGACGTGTCGGCACCCGAAACAGGATTGCCTGGCGAGCAAGTAACGGTGAACGCGACGATCGAGAATCGAGGCGATCTCGAGGGAACGCAGACGGTTACCTACAGTATCGACGGCCAACTGGCCGCCGAGGAATCGGTAACGCTCGCTGGCGGGCAAGCGACGAC